A single genomic interval of Zingiber officinale cultivar Zhangliang chromosome 4A, Zo_v1.1, whole genome shotgun sequence harbors:
- the LOC121973802 gene encoding protein BIG GRAIN 1-like, with amino-acid sequence MERLEKERARRRHECPSFSSTLLDVIYRSIDDSDKGGVVPAAAARETVFVSPRSLPPISFSSSSDNSSCSGFSSSSEPDSAASRRPQIRPIRTAPPPCRSSSAHPSTLQTTKQAASLPANNHHERTESTSIRSRLRDLGRRSKAPESPGSRLAVLLNSLFANAAGRRRKSKPPPTAADGFPWSAPAAHSRPCLVKTPSSRRAAASEEEGAKRSVRFHPASVVMEVDRLPQGQKTMCHGNPSEAAADEGKGRKEARQKLEDILRRFEAEEEAEEEDEMSDSSSDLFELDNLAFKAGGGGGYRDELPVYETTHRGTNCAISRTLAHQHLSK; translated from the coding sequence ATGGAGAGATTGGAGAAGGAGCGGGCGAGGCGCCGCCATGAGTGCCCATCCTTCTCCTCCACTTTGCTCGACGTCATATACCGCTCCATCGACGACTCCGACAAAGGAGGAGTAGttccggcggcggcggcgagggAAACGGTGTTCGTCTCGCCCCGCAGCCTGCCGCCCATCTCATTCTCCAGCTCCTCTGATAACTCCAGCTGCAGCGgtttctcctcctcctccgagCCCGACTCGGCGGCGAGTCGTAGACCCCAGATCCGACCGATCCGCACTGCCCCACCACCGTGTCGCTCGTCGTCCGCTCATCCATCTACTCTCCAGACGACGAAGCAAGCCGCTTCGTTGCCGGCGAATAACCACCATGAGAGGACCGAATCGACCTCGATCCGGAGTAGACTCCGCGATCTGGGACGAAGGTCCAAGGCCCCGGAGTCTCCGGGATCCCGCCTCGCCGTCCTCCTTAACTCCCTCTTCGCCAACGCCGCCGGGAGACGGAGGAAATCGAAGCCCCCGCCTACCGCCGCCGATGGCTTTCCCTGGTCCGCGCCTGCGGCGCACTCCCGGCCGTGCCTCGTGAAGACGCCGTCCTCGCGGCGTGCGGCGGCGTCGGAAGAAGAGGGCGCGAAGAGATCGGTGAGGTTCCACCCGGCGAGCGTGGTGATGGAGGTGGACCGCCTGCCGCAGGGCCAGAAGACGATGTGCCACGGAAATCCGTCCGAGGCGGCGGCGGACGAGGGAAAGGGGAGGAAGGAGGCGAGGCAGAAGCTGGAGGACATACTGAGAAGGTTCGAGGCGGAGgaagaagccgaggaggaagacGAGATGAGCGACTCGAGCTCCGATCTGTTCGAACTGGACAATCTGGCGTTTAAAGCCGGCGGAGGAGGCGGTTACAGAGACGAGCTGCCGGTGTACGAGACGACGCATCGCGGTACAAACTGCGCCATTTCTCGTACCCTGGCCCACCAACATCtttcaaaatga